Proteins found in one Vagococcus carniphilus genomic segment:
- the copZ gene encoding copper chaperone CopZ: MKQTIKINGMSCEHCVGKVEKAVSELDGVDKIKVKLKNAEAKIKFDETKIPLEKILETVTELGYEASSI, encoded by the coding sequence ATGAAACAAACAATAAAGATTAATGGCATGAGTTGTGAGCATTGTGTAGGAAAAGTGGAGAAAGCAGTATCTGAGTTAGATGGTGTGGATAAAATAAAAGTGAAGTTAAAAAATGCAGAAGCTAAAATCAAGTTTGATGAAACTAAAATTCCGTTAGAAAAGATTTTAGAAACAGTTACAGAATTAGGCTATGAAGCAAGCAGCATCTAA
- a CDS encoding TetR/AcrR family transcriptional regulator, with product MARNKYPERTRKAILESAAKLFTFRGWENVTIQEVIDDVGGITRGAFYHHFKSKADLIDAVTEEYFSENKSVLNQITDTKTKAVDRLRQGIILSLKKQTEKGAMTNIPSVVNSPEFIFRIVHDSIEVTATEVSRLIEEGNKDGSCQVENIKEVSEMMMLLFNIWSNPNIIHVSQTDYQSKIRFIDQLLKTSGLPLIDESVIDAFMGYYEETKK from the coding sequence ATGGCTCGTAATAAATACCCAGAAAGAACTAGAAAAGCAATTTTAGAATCAGCTGCTAAACTTTTTACGTTTCGTGGTTGGGAAAATGTGACGATTCAAGAAGTGATTGATGATGTGGGAGGTATTACTCGAGGTGCTTTCTATCATCATTTTAAATCGAAAGCTGATTTAATTGATGCAGTTACGGAAGAATATTTTTCCGAAAATAAGAGTGTGTTAAATCAGATTACTGATACAAAAACGAAAGCAGTCGATCGTTTAAGACAAGGCATTATTTTAAGTTTAAAAAAACAAACTGAAAAAGGTGCGATGACTAATATTCCTAGTGTTGTTAATTCACCAGAATTTATTTTTAGAATCGTTCACGATAGTATTGAAGTAACTGCCACTGAGGTATCACGTTTAATTGAAGAAGGTAACAAGGATGGTTCTTGTCAGGTTGAGAACATCAAGGAAGTTTCTGAAATGATGATGTTATTGTTTAATATTTGGAGTAATCCTAATATTATTCATGTTAGTCAAACTGATTATCAATCAAAAATTAGGTTTATTGATCAATTGTTAAAAACATCAGGTTTGCCACTAATTGATGAATCAGTTATAGACGCTTTTATGGGATATTACGAAGAAACAAAAAAATAA